One genomic segment of Hordeum vulgare subsp. vulgare chromosome 2H, MorexV3_pseudomolecules_assembly, whole genome shotgun sequence includes these proteins:
- the LOC123426517 gene encoding small ribosomal subunit biogenesis GTPase RsgA 1, mitochondrial-like, protein MPSVCARRRTASFYRRVHSAIQFRSTEMPLLPPPSTATLPHLRLPLPLPHSLRLLHRASRHPRILPAAAAASLPPPPPDALLPNQATGLVAASQANFMRVIVSSTAPGLEQHQGTDLLCVVRALLKKIRRRVLVGDRVLVGAVDWTDRRGMIEDVFERRSEMADPPVANVDRLVVLFSLDQPEPEPATLTRFLVEAESTGIPFVLAFNKVELVDDQIISYWRDRMKSWGYDPLFLSVDQRSGLSALEEILEGQTTVVVGPSGVGKSSLINALRCNQNISEEDPIHQLLEQNSKWFGEQRVGTVSKKSGKGKHTTRHVSLLPIVDGGFLADTPGFNQPSLMKVTKRGLAETFPEIRKMLEENEPSRCLFNDCVHLGEHGCVVEGDWERYPYYQQLLDEIKIRESFQLRTFGTKREGDVRYKTGTMGVKQAEPRLQLKKHRRVSRKKMNQSIFDEMDSDMDDLDDDYQFGVSRRTSKR, encoded by the exons ATGCCCTCCGTGTGTGCACGGCGCCGCACGGCTAGCTTCTACCGTCGTGTGCATTCCGCTATCCAGTTTCGCTCCACCGAAATGCCGCTCCTTCCACCCCCCTCCACGGCGACGCTGCCCCACCTCCGCCTCCCGCTCCCACTTCCCCACAGCCTCCGACTCCTTCACCGCGCCTCCCGCCACCCGCGCATCCTCCCCGCGGCGGCGGCCGCTTCCCTCCCCCCGCCGCCCCCCGATGCGCTCCTCCCGAACCAGGCCACGGGCCTCGTCGCGGCTTCCCAGGCCAATTTCATGCGCGTCATCGTCAGCTCCACCGCCCCGGGGCTAGAGCAACACCAAGGGACAGACCTTCTCTGCGTCGTCCGCGCGCTGCTCAAGAAGATCCGCCGCCGCGTGCTCGTCGGGGACAGGGTGCTCGTCGGGGCCGTCGACTGGACCGACCGCCGCGGGATGATCGAGGACGTCTTTGAGCGCCGGAGCGAGATGGCCGATCCGCCGGTCGCCAACGTCGACCGTCTTGTTGTGCTCTTCTCGCTGGACCAGCCGGAGCCTGAGCCGGCCACGCTCACCAGGTTCCTCGTCGAGGCCGAGTCCACAGGGATACCCTTCGTGCTTGCCTTCAACAAGGTCGAGCTCGTGGACGACCAG ATCATCTCGTACTGGAGGGACAGGATGAAGAGCTGGGGCTATGATCCACTCTTTCTAAGTGTTGATCAGAGATCTGGATTATCTGCTCTTGAAGAGATTCTGGAAGGACAGACAACTGTAGTTGTTGGTCCAAGCGGTGTTGGGAAGTCCAGTCTTATTAATGCCTTGAGATGCAACCAAAACATTTCAGAGGAAGATCCAATACATCAACTTCTTGAGCAG AATAGTAAATGGTTTGGTGAACAACGCGTTGGAACCGTGTccaagaaaagcggcaaaggaAAGCATACCACACGTCATGTTTCATTACTTCCGATAGTTGATGGAGGTTTTCTTGCTGATACTCCTGGATTTAACCAGCCTAGCCTGATGAAAGTGACCAAAAGGGGTCTTGCAGAAACTTTCCCTGAG ATAAGAAAGATGCTAGAAGAAAATGAGCCCTCACGGTGCTTATTCAATGACTGTGTTCACCTTGGTGAACATGGCTGTGTTGTCGAAGGGGACTGGGAAAGATATCCATACTATCAGCAGTTGCTTGATGAGATCAAAATCAGAGAATCCTTCCAGCTACGCACATTTGGAACTAAAAGAGAAGGTGATGTCAG GTATAAAACAGGTACCATGGGTGTGAAACAAGCGGAGCCTCGCCTTCAACTCAAAAAGCACAGGAGGGTGTCCAGGAAGAAAATGAACCAATCGATTTTTGATGAAATGGATTCTGATatggatgatctcgatgatgattACCAGTTTGGTGTAAGCCGGCGTACTAGCAAACGGTGA